In Mycobacterium sp. Aquia_213, the sequence TTCAAACATTCTCTCGCCACGGGCGGCGCGGAGAATGCTGTCGGCGGTCAGGAACGCGCGGGAATCACGATGCGCCGCACGGACGGACAGGCCCGCAGCCCGGCGCAACAGCATCACCGCAAGGGCCGTGCCGGTTCGGTACGGAACGATCAGAATCTTTGCCCGCGCATCGTGACCGCAAACCGTCATCACATGCGGGTGGATACCCTGCCACCAGGCCCAATTCAGATCCGGCTGGCGTTGTATCGATGACCAGTTGACATTGATATCGATGACCTGGCCTAACCGAACCTCCAAAATAGAGACCAATTCCGGGAGCTCCCGCGAGATCAGCCCGGTACGGGGCCACCACGCTCCATCGATCTTGTCCCCCAGCCCGGTTGCCAGAGTGAGCCGCACGGGGCTGGCCGGGCGGCGCGCCTCTACCGTATCGACGGTACCCGGAGAAACAGCATCCACGCTCACATCGGCTGTTGGATTCTGTTGAGGCGCAATTACATCGACCAATGCATCTGCGCGATTCATGGGACGGCCCCTCGAGGTTCGAAGCGATCGACCGCGAGTCGGGCCGACGGAGGAATCGCATTGCCCGTAAACTCGTTCGCGAAGTACCGATCGAGGCAGCGCCGACAACGAAACAGCTCATTGTCGACGGTACGCCATTATCTGGTCATGCGTAAGCCTGCGGTCCTGCTACGTGGTGCGGGGCCGGCGCGGAGGCTACACCCTTATTCCGCAAGGAGATTGAGGGCACGGCGACCGGCACAGCGCATTGAGCATCGCCTTTCGGCGATTCGCGCGTTGTCGACGCACTCGTGGGAGTTATGCTCTTGTCGTCGTGGGTTTGTCGAGTACCGCTTCCTCCGGTAGCCGTCTGCGATGGCAGAAATTGGTAGACGGGAGCGTCATTGTGGCGCACGTTTCGTCGTCCCCCGCGTGCCCGGCCAGATTGACGCTGTGCGAACGCGACCTCACCCAGGCCGCCGTGGACGGCGTGTGGTGGCCGAAAAGCTTGGACCTGGGCGTAGAGCTACCCGACCTCGTCACGGTGTTCAACTTATGGCTGGGCCGGGTGCGCCGAGTCGTTTACGACCCATCCGCATGGTTGCCCGCACCGTCGCGCGTTATCCGCCGAAACGAGATGGTCTCACTTGACCCCTACCGGATGGTTTTCAGCGACACCATTTACCTGAAGGGCGCCAGGTCTCGCGACGCCGTGCTGTTTGTGTTGTCGCCGTCCAGTGCCGACCACGAAGCCAAGCACCTTCTCGGCGAGGTCGCCGCGTCAGAAAAACCGATGAACGCCAGCGTGTTACGGCAAATGGTCCGCCGAAGTGCACCGGGTTCCGATCGTGAACTGGAAGCGGCGCCCGCGATCGGATCCGCCGTGCATTGGACGCCGGGGCGCTAGGGCGCGGCTCGACGCGGCGCGAAAGCCTTAACATCAACGCCGCAACGCGGGTACACTCGAAAAACCGGGACCAGACAGGCCCCCATCGAAGGGCCGTGATGACCGACAAGTCTCCCCGCCAAGGCATGACGAAG encodes:
- a CDS encoding DUF5994 family protein; this encodes MNRADALVDVIAPQQNPTADVSVDAVSPGTVDTVEARRPASPVRLTLATGLGDKIDGAWWPRTGLISRELPELVSILEVRLGQVIDINVNWSSIQRQPDLNWAWWQGIHPHVMTVCGHDARAKILIVPYRTGTALAVMLLRRAAGLSVRAAHRDSRAFLTADSILRAARGERMFEVRRTRRADVKTGSR
- a CDS encoding DUF5994 family protein; this translates as MAHVSSSPACPARLTLCERDLTQAAVDGVWWPKSLDLGVELPDLVTVFNLWLGRVRRVVYDPSAWLPAPSRVIRRNEMVSLDPYRMVFSDTIYLKGARSRDAVLFVLSPSSADHEAKHLLGEVAASEKPMNASVLRQMVRRSAPGSDRELEAAPAIGSAVHWTPGR